A genomic region of Equus caballus isolate H_3958 breed thoroughbred chromosome 1, TB-T2T, whole genome shotgun sequence contains the following coding sequences:
- the LYSMD2 gene encoding lysM and putative peptidoglycan-binding domain-containing protein 2 isoform X3, producing the protein MHAVLFLFMMEQIKRANKLFTNDCIFLKKTLNIPVISEKPLLFNGLNSIDSPEKETVDSFSPEEEPVAAGEDLSPPSPQESDVQPVQPEEVSARDFLHRLDLQIKLSTQAAKRLKEESRDEESPYAASLYHS; encoded by the exons ATGCATGCCGTCCTCTTTTTGTTCATG aTGGAGCAGATTAAAAGGGCAAATAAACTGTTTACCAATGATTGTATATTTCTGAAGAAGACTTTGAACATCCCAGTTATATCAGAGAAGCCTTTGTTGTTTAATGGACTTAACTCAATAGATTctccagaaaaggaaactgttgATAGTTTTTCTCCTGAAGAAGAGCCAGTAGCAGCTGGGGAAGACCTCTCTCCTCCCAGTCCTCAGGAATCCGACGTTCAGCCTGTGCAGCCTGAGGAAGTGTCGGCCAGAGATTTCCTGCACAGACTAGACTTGCAGATTAAGTTATCAACACAGGCAGCCAAGAGACTAAAAGAAGAGAGCAG agatgaagaaagtCCCTATGCAGCTTCCCTCTATCACAGTTAG
- the LYSMD2 gene encoding lysM and putative peptidoglycan-binding domain-containing protein 2 isoform X4: protein MEQIKRANKLFTNDCIFLKKTLNIPVISEKPLLFNGLNSIDSPEKETVDSFSPEEEPVAAGEDLSPPSPQESDVQPVQPEEVSARDFLHRLDLQIKLSTQAAKRLKEESRDEESPYAASLYHS from the exons aTGGAGCAGATTAAAAGGGCAAATAAACTGTTTACCAATGATTGTATATTTCTGAAGAAGACTTTGAACATCCCAGTTATATCAGAGAAGCCTTTGTTGTTTAATGGACTTAACTCAATAGATTctccagaaaaggaaactgttgATAGTTTTTCTCCTGAAGAAGAGCCAGTAGCAGCTGGGGAAGACCTCTCTCCTCCCAGTCCTCAGGAATCCGACGTTCAGCCTGTGCAGCCTGAGGAAGTGTCGGCCAGAGATTTCCTGCACAGACTAGACTTGCAGATTAAGTTATCAACACAGGCAGCCAAGAGACTAAAAGAAGAGAGCAG agatgaagaaagtCCCTATGCAGCTTCCCTCTATCACAGTTAG